DNA sequence from the Schistocerca serialis cubense isolate TAMUIC-IGC-003099 chromosome 9, iqSchSeri2.2, whole genome shotgun sequence genome:
ggtatacactcgcacacacacacacacacacacacacacacacacacacacacacacacacacacacacacatatccatccacacatatacagacacaagcagacatatttaaagacaaagagtttgggcagagatgtcagtcgaggtagaAGTGCAGAgggaaagatgttgttgaatgacagatatgagtggcggcaacttgaaattagcggagattgaggcctggtgggtaacgggaagagaggatatatcgaAGAGCAAGTCCCCATCTCCgtagttcggataggttggtgttggtgggaagtatccagataacccggacggtgtaacactgtgccaagatgtgctggccgtgcaccaaggcatgtttagccacagggttatcctcattaccaacaaacactgtctgcctgtgtccattcatgcgaatggacagtttgttgctggtcattcccacatagaatacatcacagtgtaggcaggtcagttggtaaatcacgtgggtgctttcacacgtggctctgcctttgatcgtatacaccttctgggttacaggactggagtaggtggtggtaggagggtgcatgggacaggttttacaccgggggcgattacaaggataggagccagagggtagggaaggtggttcggggatttcatagggatgaactaacaggttacgaaggttaggtggacagcggaaagacactcttggtggagtggggaggatttcatgaaggatggatctcatttcagggcaggatttgaggaagtcgtatccctgctggagagccacattcagagtctggtccagtcccggaaagtatcaagtggggcacttttgtggttcttctgtgggaggttctgggtttgaggggatgaggaagtggctctggttacttgcttctgtaccaggtcgggagggtagttacgggatgcgaaagctgttatcaggttgttggtgtaatggttcagcgattccggactggagcagattcgtttgccacgaagacctaggctgtagggaagggaccgtttgatgtggaatgggtggcagctgtcataatgcaggtactgttgcttgttggtgggtttgatgtggacggacgtgtgaagctggccattggacagatggaggtcaacgtcaaggaaagtggcatgggatttggagtaggaccaggtgaatctgatggaaccaaaggagttgaggttggggaggaaattctggagttcttcttcactgtgagtccagatcatgaagatgtcatcaataaatctgtaccaaactttgggttggcaggcccgggaaaccaagaaggcttcctctaggcgacccatgaataggttggcatacgagggggccatcctggtacccatggctgttccctttaattgttggtatgtctggccctcaaaagtgaagaagttgtgggtcaggatgaagctggctaaggtaatgaggaaagaggttttaggtagggtggcaggtgatcggcgtgaaaggaagtgctccatcgtagcgaggccctggacgtgtagaatagttgtgtataaggaagtggcatcaatgattacatggatggtttccgggggtaacagattgggtaaggattccaagcgatcgagaaagtggttggtgtctttgatgaaggatgggagactgcatgtaatgggttgaaggtgctgatctatgtaggcagagatacgctctgtgggggcttggtaaccagctacaataggGCGGCCGGGATGGTCTGGTttatgaattttgggaagaaggtacaaggtaggggtgcggggtgtcggtggggtcaggaggttgatggagtcaggggaaaggttttgtaggggcctaaggttctgaggattccttgaagctccgcctggacatcaggaatgggattaccttggtaaactttgtatgtggtgttgtctgaaagctgacgcagtccctcagccacatactcctgacgatcaagtaccacggtcgtggaacccttgtccgccggaagaatgacgatggatcggtcagccttcagatcacggatagcttgggcttcagcagtggtgatgttgggagtaggattaaggtttttcaagaaggattgagaggcaaggctggaagtcagaaattcctggaaagtttggagagggtgattttgaggaagaggaggtgggtccctctgtgatggaggacggaactgttccaggcagggttcaatttggattgtgtcttggggagttggatcattaggagtaggattaggatcatttttctttgtggcaaagtgatacttccaggagagagtacgagtgtaggacagtaaatctttaatgagggctgtttggttgaatctgggagtggggctgaaggtgaggcctttggataggacagaggtttcggattgggagagaggtttggaggaaaggttaactactgaatgagggtgttgtggttccagattgtgttgatcggaattttgaggttttggagggagtggagctggaagtgggagattgagtagatgggagagactgggtttgtgtgcaatgagaggaggttgaggtttactggaaaggttgtgaagggtgagtaaGTTGCCTTTCTGGacgtgggaaaccaggagattggataggtttttgaggtggagggtggcatgctattctaatttgcggttggcctgtaagaggatgctctgaacagccggtgtggatgtgggagaggaaagattgaggacttttattaagaatAGGAGTTGACGGGTATGTtcgttggctgagttgatgtgtaggtgaaggattaggtgggcgagggcaatatgggagcgtaatctggctagggcgagggcatgtttgcggagggaatgtaaataaaactttttggggtcgttgtgggggtgttgtgagggtgacaaggtattagaaggtggaaagtgtaacatgaggttgaaatgaaaatgaaagataaaaatatatggggagagataaaggtgaactagaaagcaactggagatctggtatgaaaaaaggcgaaaaagtgttggttaagttgatcctgtggtgaacttgggttggtagacaacgatgtgcataaaggttaggtggttgtgttggcGCTAAAACACgctaaaggacggagaaattcgggaatatttcgaaaaaactacgtgtaaatgtattaaaaggagtggtgttgtggtgaaagattacgaaaatggggctaacaattgtctgacgaagaaataatgacgttaaaacctgtggggagcggctaaaaatgatcagtgatgtgcgaaaaacggaagtggaaataaagtaaaagttattagaactagcccaaatggttgtttaatacgtgaaagcaactgttattgaactagaaacggtggattttatagcagcggtagtgttgaaagtggaaaataatttttttttgttatggtttggaagtgggttacgaattattgagtatatataggcgggataaaattgtatagtagattacggtaaaaaggggaaggtgaatacaaagtgagactactggtaaaaacagaaagagaaaataagacgacaggaaagatttcgaaatgcaacagcgacaataacaaacgtaattgttgggttcaaattaatgatatgattataatagagggaaacattccacgtaggaaaaatatatctgaaaacaaagatgatgtgacttaccaagtgaaagtgctggcaggtcgacagacacacaaacaaacacaaacatacacacaaaattcaagctttcgcaacaaactgttgcctcatcctgctagcactttcatttggtaagtcacatcatctttgttttagatatgtttttcctacgtggaatgtttccctctattataataatTATATGAACTTCATTATAGCATATCTTtctattaaataatgaaatactctaAGGAACAACTATAAAAGTTTATGTCCCTATAAGGGACACAGCCAGGTTTCAAtgatacaataaaagaaatgaaattagtctCTCCACAGGTACTTCATATATAAGGCAACACCTGTACACCACAGTTTACACAAGACACTACCATAATTGGGTATTCTAGAAAATATGTGGTACAATAATAACAGGCAAGGCACAAAAGATTTGAGGCAACAAAACATATTTTGAAATATAACTTTATTGGCTATCAACTGTTCACAGTATGCATCACTGGTACTTATAATGTGACATTAGAAACAACATATGGAACATTTTGCATTATTGAAAACCTTTAAAAAACTGTGTCAAGTTTTGGCTTTCCATGTTTGAAAGTGTCTTAACCTCAACAACCTTAAAGTTTCTGTTTAAAGATTCCATGTCACCTTCAAATAGCACATCATCGATTCATTTTTGGGCAATGATATTCTGTTGGGGGGTGAGTGCACATAGCTTGTTCGCCACATGCTGGCCGAATGTGTCGAATGGATCTGGTGGCTGCATTGTGTTCAATTTTTTGCCCACCATCGACAATATTTCGTTTGTTTCATCCTCCACTGAACGTTTCCGCTTCCCACAATGATCGTTACTCAAGCTGTTATTGGAGTTTCATGATCTCGGAGTAACTGGTGTCATTGGCGTTGACTCGCCAGTTACTGGTGTCACTGGATTCGAGTCAGTATCTTCAATGGCTACATTTTCTATGTCATTCTCTCCTtcacactgaaaaaaaagaaagactgtATGTTAGTGATTTGTGCTTTGGATTTTGTTTCTTATTATATCTTTATAGAGCTtatgaataatttttgtaaaaagGTATGCATATTGGAATgtacaaaactgatacattgtgATATGAGCCAAGCTGTAAGTATTGTGGTGGTATATGACATGACGTGGTGTAATGAAAAACTTAACAAATATGTCTAACTAACAAAAACCGAGAAATTGTTAATAAAAGGCCAAACAGAGTTCCATAATCTCACATCTTAAAACGAAAACAGGAATGCTTACGAAACTCTTTATCCACATGAAATTCTGAGATAGTGTAGAATGAGTACTGAACAAAAACACTTCCAGACAAAGAACAACTCAATGGAGTTTCATTTTTCTGTTATTGTTGTGATCATGTACATTAGCAATTAGCTGAATGTTACTGTTAACAGAAACTTTACACAAAttaattttaattctttttgtCATTGCAGTTCCCAAAATGTGAAGAAGACTGGCTGAGAATTGCAAGTGATTttgaaaccaaacggcagttaccCTACTGTTTAGGAGCTATTGATGGGAAACGCATCAGAATTGTACCTCCTAAAGAAAGTGGATCGTTTTTCTTCAATTATAAGAAAACAGATAGTGTTGTCTTAATGGGTGCAGCTAATGCAAATTATGAATTTGTGTACTGTGATGTGGGAACAAATGAGAGAGCATCCGATGGAGGGGTTCTGCAGAACACTAAATTTTACAAACTTCTTGttaataatagtttaaaagttccTCAACCTCAACAAATTGCAAATTCGCAGGAAATAGGCCTAATGGAGTATGTTTTTGTTGGTGATTATGCCTTCGCAATTCACAAAGAAAAATCATCAAAGGAAGAAAGAATCTTTAATTACCGCCTCTAGAGCATGCAGAGTTGTTGAATAttgttggaattatgtaatacatttatatcggatatgagaaagttccagaacatcgttctagaataagttatatcgagtatgttcgagaagtatcgactgtggtgacagctatgtttgtgtatatatgcgtgagtgatgaggcgcaatagatagtcttcgtgtgtcttttgtaaagtgaacatatgtatattttaataaagtattttataagtaaaagtgtgaacgtgattcaaaacatggtagcagagcgtggttgaaaagaaaagtagaagttaaatattatattgtggccgtcgcgtgttattcagaaagtttgacatggctgatataactattcctgtatttgatggcgaggactatgggaactggaagcagcggataatcatgtacctaaaaatgaagaaatgccatACAGTGACTACAAGGGCAAAAGTGAGTTCAGATaacgaaacgtgggatgaagaggacttgaaggctatcaactatatttatggtgcaatcacaaataagcaactagaattcgtgagtgacagagaaagtgctttcgagatcatgaagaaatttgatgaattatattcgaaagagtctacagcccttcaaatattatgcagaaacaagttggacaaattgaggttaagtgattacagtgatatggggacatttttcagtgcatttgaaaaaactgtaaatgagctgaaatctgcaggcgctaaagtaacggaaaaggagaagttaaattatatgctgcgaacattaccagagtcaatgagctatattggggacttagtggacgtcttcaaggaagaggaccagacagttgaatacgttaaaagtaagattcaattattgaatgcaaaaactggaaatgaagaggtaaaatcaaatgcatttcacacagaaagaaaagtgaattcaagaaatcaggagcaagtatgttatcgatgcagcaaagtaggtcacttcaaacgtgattgtaaccagggaagaacaagtaacagaggcatatggcatcgtggagtacattttcaaagtagcgacagaggtaatggaaatatgcagcgtggaggctatagcaatgtacagcgtggaaattacggcaacatgcagcgtggaggttatggcagcaggcaacgtggtcaaggagagcagcatggttttagcagcggTTGGCAACACAGCAAgcaaggttaccatcagagtgatcatggtatgagcagttttataacagaggttaattctatgataggtcaaaatagaacagtagagtcaagtaacaacaatcaaattcaaatcaattggttattagacagtggctgtactgatcatgttattaataatgaggaatatttttctaagagtataactttaaagcaacctataaatgtaaaaattgctgatggaaaaattttgcaagctactaaagttggtaatgtaattagtaattttcctgtctatgatcaaatggttccaattaatatgcgagatgttttctttgtaaaagacatagaaaaaaacttgatcagttatgccaaaattacagataatcacaaaattgtatcggtagggaataatgctaaaatttttgataaaggtaatggattgattgcgattgcatggaaagagagtcggttgtataaaatgagtagtactattaataaaggagaagttaatgttatgagtaaagataataatatgacaacaaaggaaaaatggcaccgcattttgggacatgttaatttcaattatctaaatactttatgtaaacatcaattgttagatggggttccttcagaactagaatcagaatttatgaaatgtaaaatctgtatcgaaaacaaaatgcataatgttccttttaaaaataatagaaccaaagcaaaagaaatcttagaaattgttcacacagatctaaatgggcctcactcaactactggaatgcatgggaaaagatattttctttctttcattgatgattacagtaaggcagctcgtgtttacaccataaaatctaaagatcaagtatacaattgttttgtagagtatattaatgaagttgagaatctcactgggaaaactgttaaaaagataagatgtgacaatgggaaggaatatttaaatgaaaatgtctatgaatttgtgagacaaaaaggaattgtattgaatgcttgtccaccttatgtgcatgagcttaatggtactgctgaaaggtataacagatccatcatggacatgtctCGGTGTCTGCTAACCAAAGCACGAGTAGACACgagattttggcctgaagtggtttgtgcagcagcgtacctcaaaaacagaactttagctaacaccattgaaaagaaaactccttatgagatattactggggaaaagacctaatgttaatcatttgaagttgtatgggagtagagtttttgtaagagtacctgagcaactgaggaagtcgaaatgggataggaaagccgatttgggggttttactgggttattgtgaagtaggctacagagtgctaataaaCAATAAGATAGTTGTTGCTCGACATGTGGATATTGTTGAAAGTAgtgttaaatgtattgggtttaaagattatgattcagtaagtgaatattctagtgattctgaacacgaaaatatagaaaatgaaactgaactaatagaaaaacagaaggaaattgagaaaaatgaaaagctttctgataatcatgatc
Encoded proteins:
- the LOC126419373 gene encoding uncharacterized protein LOC126419373, whose amino-acid sequence is MSQAFPKCEEDWLRIASDFETKRQLPYCLGAIDGKRIRIVPPKESGSFFFNYKKTDSVVLMGAANANYEFVYCDVGTNERASDGGVLQNTKFYKLLVNNSLKVPQPQQIANSQEIGLMEYVFVGDYAFAIHKEKSSKEERIFNYRL